One Acetobacterium sp. KB-1 DNA segment encodes these proteins:
- a CDS encoding response regulator yields MDNKSVILIVEDEAGIANFIAAVLKANDYKMIKAITGKEAISMTASYSPDLILLDLGLPDMDGMDVLKTIRVWSNIPIVVVSARGHEREKVEALDLGADDYITKPFGTAELLARIRTGIRHSPKNRGENALEATSLVIGELTIDYDKRMVSVGGKAVHFTPNEYKIMMLLSKNVGKVLTHDYIIREVWGPYTNEIQALRVNMANIRRKIEENPAEPRYIVTQVGVGYRMVEELEG; encoded by the coding sequence ATGGATAATAAATCAGTCATACTGATTGTCGAGGATGAGGCGGGGATTGCTAACTTTATTGCGGCCGTATTAAAAGCAAATGATTATAAAATGATCAAGGCAATCACCGGGAAAGAGGCGATTTCAATGACCGCATCCTATTCGCCGGATCTGATTCTGCTTGATTTGGGTCTGCCGGATATGGATGGCATGGATGTGTTAAAAACCATCCGGGTCTGGTCGAATATACCAATTGTTGTGGTGTCCGCTCGCGGACATGAGCGAGAAAAGGTGGAAGCCCTGGATCTGGGAGCAGATGATTATATCACCAAGCCCTTTGGTACGGCCGAGTTACTGGCAAGAATCCGAACAGGAATACGGCACAGCCCTAAAAACAGGGGCGAAAACGCGCTGGAAGCGACCAGTCTGGTGATTGGTGAGCTGACCATTGATTATGATAAACGGATGGTTTCGGTGGGCGGGAAGGCGGTTCATTTTACCCCTAATGAATACAAAATTATGATGCTGCTATCAAAAAATGTCGGGAAAGTTCTGACCCATGATTATATTATCCGGGAGGTTTGGGGACCCTATACCAACGAGATTCAGGCTCTGCGGGTGAATATGGCCAACATTCGCAGAAAAATTGAAGAAAATCCGGCCGAACCCCGATATATTGTCACCCAGGTTGGCGTCGGTTATCGGATGGTAGAAGAGCTGGAAGGCTAA
- a CDS encoding diguanylate cyclase: MEITALNIAIALLILFLFGLGLYLILKKGRKRKKEREIRRFNELVQTFIESEEIPVSLKDDALNYIFVNLAMEDFYGISSEAIIGLDDFEILDDKMAMKERKTDKKVLATKTFVTDEMLWRGKIFKTTKFPVDLLNGKFGVGAYIRSASEKNREKYLKTLMSISDGVMIVDPMGKIEMLNSTAAEMTGWTAREAMGKHYSQVFVLEDEKKSGVVPDPIAEAFRDNTMKEFDSQVVLVSRDGKKYHLEDSIAPISDDEGQIDGAIVIFRDVTEIKGKRDAMEYNSFHDALTGLYNRRFFEEELIRLDTERNLPLSVIIGDVDSLKLTNDIFGHEAGDELIKRVSEIFKKVCRADDIIARWGGDEFAILLPQTEKKDAQKLSDRIRDNFSKEKIKSIQGNVSLGVATKYQPEENIEVIIASAEDNMYMKKTLNRGKKKEDAFNIILDKLYGELPVEAEHARKTSEVCKKIARKMKLPEAEINKVSKAAYLHDIGKVALDKEVASKNEYVIDETFKEMKMHPVVGYRILNAFDHTMDLANVVLGHHERWDGTGYPQGLKGKEIPKLSRIIAVGERFDDMTTDTDYRSAIGSNEALEEMKRNVGTHYDPEVVEALEKVIIEEAVATVRLSR, translated from the coding sequence ATGGAAATAACAGCACTGAATATTGCAATTGCCCTGCTTATTCTTTTTTTGTTTGGTTTGGGGCTGTACTTGATTCTCAAAAAAGGCCGAAAAAGAAAAAAAGAACGGGAAATTCGCCGTTTTAATGAGCTGGTTCAAACTTTCATCGAGTCTGAGGAGATACCGGTATCCCTGAAAGATGATGCGCTTAATTATATCTTTGTCAATTTGGCGATGGAAGACTTTTATGGGATCAGTTCAGAAGCAATCATCGGATTAGATGATTTTGAAATTCTGGACGATAAGATGGCCATGAAAGAAAGAAAAACCGATAAAAAAGTATTGGCGACAAAAACCTTTGTGACCGATGAAATGCTGTGGCGTGGTAAGATTTTTAAAACCACTAAATTTCCGGTTGATCTGCTTAATGGAAAGTTTGGTGTCGGAGCCTATATCCGCAGCGCATCAGAAAAGAACCGCGAGAAATATTTAAAAACCCTGATGTCAATCAGTGATGGGGTCATGATTGTGGATCCCATGGGTAAGATTGAGATGCTCAACAGCACCGCCGCAGAAATGACTGGCTGGACGGCCAGAGAAGCGATGGGAAAACACTATTCCCAGGTTTTTGTTCTGGAGGATGAAAAGAAGAGCGGCGTCGTCCCAGATCCGATTGCAGAAGCTTTTAGAGACAATACCATGAAAGAATTTGACAGCCAGGTGGTACTTGTTTCCAGAGATGGAAAGAAATATCACCTGGAAGATAGTATTGCCCCAATCAGTGATGATGAGGGGCAGATTGATGGGGCAATTGTTATTTTCAGAGACGTCACCGAAATAAAAGGAAAAAGGGACGCCATGGAGTATAACAGTTTCCATGATGCCCTAACCGGTTTGTATAACCGGCGGTTTTTTGAAGAAGAACTGATCCGTCTGGATACCGAAAGAAATCTACCGTTATCCGTGATTATTGGTGATGTCGACAGTTTAAAGCTGACAAACGATATTTTTGGTCATGAAGCCGGCGATGAACTGATTAAAAGGGTTTCTGAAATATTTAAAAAGGTTTGTCGGGCGGATGATATTATTGCCCGCTGGGGAGGAGATGAATTCGCCATCTTACTGCCACAAACCGAAAAGAAAGACGCTCAAAAACTCTCGGATCGGATTAGAGATAATTTCAGCAAGGAAAAAATTAAATCGATTCAGGGAAATGTATCCCTGGGCGTGGCAACCAAGTATCAACCGGAAGAGAATATTGAAGTCATTATTGCCAGTGCGGAAGACAATATGTATATGAAAAAAACCCTGAATCGGGGGAAAAAGAAGGAAGATGCCTTTAATATTATTCTGGATAAGTTATATGGTGAATTGCCGGTTGAAGCTGAGCATGCCAGAAAGACCAGCGAAGTGTGTAAAAAAATTGCCCGCAAAATGAAGCTGCCTGAAGCTGAAATCAATAAGGTATCCAAGGCCGCCTACCTCCATGATATTGGTAAAGTGGCACTCGATAAAGAAGTGGCCAGCAAAAATGAATATGTGATTGACGAAACCTTTAAAGAAATGAAAATGCACCCGGTGGTAGGTTATCGGATTTTGAACGCCTTTGATCATACGATGGATCTGGCTAATGTTGTGTTGGGACATCATGAACGTTGGGATGGAACCGGGTATCCCCAGGGACTCAAGGGCAAAGAGATACCCAAACTCTCCCGGATTATTGCCGTCGGCGAACGTTTTGATGATATGACAACAGATACCGACTATCGGAGTGCGATAGGGAGCAATGAAGCCTTAGAAGAAATGAAACGCAATGTCGGCACCCATTACGATCCTGAAGTGGTCGAAGCCCTGGAAAAAGTGATAATTGAAGAAGCGGTTGCTACCGTCAGACTAAGCCGATAA
- a CDS encoding HD-GYP domain-containing protein: MDESYKPKNKKELTRESIIGLGENSFKKNYYAQLQTKLVDLERIHSRTQALIATIPDILLISNDQGQITPLNPSSHTGSYALVAIMGNQILMTDLKQVIEVVSCTRVLSDYYFSMPFQNALHYFEVRVQISTFDEVLIMIRDMTERVNMEKKLRDLAEKDTLTHITNRRFFETELAQINNRNIEKLTILLLDIDGLKFVNDTLGHLMGDQVIVSASQVISRCFQSMGIVSRVGGDEFAVIVKNQLPETLEAALEKMNGHLKCLNELPDATFKISLSYGYSHHASGLVNTNFLFQEADNNMYQNKLLKESSTRNNLVKTLMKALEAKDYITEGHTSRMDTLATLIGQALRLPQNVMDRIQLLTKFHDIGKVGIPDSILKKPGALTPDEWKVMKTHCAIGERIANESSELKEISHLILKHQEKWDGSGYPLGLVGEDIPIECRVLAIVDSYDAMTNDRPYRAALSPETAINEIISCAGSQFDPGMVKIFCKVIEQHLRPQ, from the coding sequence ATGGACGAGTCTTACAAACCTAAGAATAAAAAAGAGCTTACCCGGGAATCAATTATCGGTCTGGGCGAGAACTCCTTTAAGAAAAACTACTACGCCCAGCTGCAAACAAAACTGGTCGATCTGGAGCGGATCCACAGCCGAACACAGGCATTAATTGCCACAATTCCTGATATTTTACTCATTAGCAATGACCAGGGGCAGATTACGCCGCTGAATCCTTCTTCGCACACTGGCTCCTACGCGCTAGTGGCGATCATGGGAAACCAGATTCTGATGACTGATCTCAAACAAGTTATCGAAGTCGTTTCGTGTACCCGGGTTTTGTCTGATTATTATTTTTCCATGCCCTTTCAAAACGCTCTTCACTATTTTGAAGTTCGGGTTCAAATCTCAACCTTTGATGAGGTCCTGATCATGATTCGGGATATGACCGAACGGGTGAATATGGAAAAAAAGCTCCGGGATCTGGCGGAGAAAGACACCCTGACCCACATTACCAACCGCCGCTTTTTCGAAACCGAGTTGGCCCAGATTAACAACCGTAACATCGAAAAATTAACCATCTTACTATTGGATATTGATGGACTTAAGTTTGTCAATGATACCCTCGGGCATTTAATGGGGGATCAGGTCATTGTCTCGGCCAGCCAGGTCATCAGCCGATGTTTTCAATCGATGGGAATTGTTTCCCGGGTGGGCGGCGACGAATTTGCCGTGATTGTCAAAAATCAACTACCAGAGACCCTCGAAGCGGCACTTGAAAAGATGAATGGCCATTTAAAATGTTTAAATGAGTTGCCGGATGCAACCTTTAAAATCTCCCTTTCCTACGGCTATTCCCATCACGCTTCCGGCCTGGTCAATACTAATTTTCTCTTTCAGGAAGCCGACAATAATATGTATCAAAACAAACTGCTAAAAGAATCCAGCACCCGGAACAATCTGGTAAAAACCCTGATGAAAGCCCTGGAAGCCAAAGATTATATCACCGAAGGTCATACCAGTCGAATGGACACCCTGGCCACCCTGATCGGTCAGGCCCTGCGATTACCCCAGAATGTGATGGACCGAATTCAGTTACTGACTAAATTTCATGACATCGGCAAGGTCGGAATTCCCGATAGCATTCTAAAAAAGCCCGGTGCTTTAACCCCGGATGAATGGAAGGTGATGAAAACCCATTGTGCCATCGGTGAACGGATTGCCAACGAATCATCCGAATTGAAGGAAATTTCCCACCTGATTTTAAAACATCAGGAAAAATGGGATGGTAGCGGCTATCCCTTAGGCCTCGTCGGTGAGGATATCCCCATTGAGTGCCGGGTATTAGCGATTGTGGATTCTTATGACGCCATGACCAATGACCGTCCCTACCGGGCAGCACTCTCCCCCGAAACAGCCATCAATGAAATCATTTCCTGCGCTGGCTCTCAGTTTGATCCCGGTATGGTTAAAATTTTCTGCAAAGTCATCGAACAACATTTAAGGCCGCAGTAA
- a CDS encoding GGDEF domain-containing protein — MDINQNKEEERLRGELLEILYQKKITTVFQPIVSLLDGTIHGYEALSRGPTDSLLHTPDVLFKCAQKFNKLWELEFLCRSKAFEAAFKIESEFKLFLNVNPNIMQDVQFRKGFTKEYLDKFAIDPKRIIFEITESEAINHLADFIKTIDNYKEQDYRIAIDDAGAGYSGLNLISDIHPNYIKLDMKLIRDIDKDTTKQSLVRCLNEFSEYTETALIAEGIETKEELLTLIEIGVQYGQGYFIQRPNGILNSISKDVVEIVREENANKRKLLDNRVLNDRIESICKLEQTISPDILVSQVHEMFKENETLSGFCVVKDLLPIGVITRNALYKRISGQYGYILYANKPVSTIMDTDFMHVDYLETIDIVGKEAMQRDFNKIYDFIVVTRKDQFQGTVTVKDLMEKLIEIEFVYAKHLNPLSELPGNLMIEQQLEKALKEKDKRTILYFDLDNFKAYNDLYGFENGDRVLKEFAEILKTRIPPEHFIGHIGGDDFIAIVPKKKTEQLCISVIHTFNEAVVKYYNKEDIEKGYITSKDRKDVEENFPFLSVSIAGVACDHSKTVFELAETAAKIKKKCKKKQGSNYLLS, encoded by the coding sequence TTGGATATCAATCAGAATAAAGAAGAAGAGCGGTTGAGAGGGGAGCTCTTAGAAATACTCTACCAGAAAAAAATCACAACCGTTTTTCAACCCATCGTATCGTTGCTTGACGGAACCATCCATGGCTATGAAGCCCTTAGCCGGGGACCAACCGATTCGCTGCTTCACACCCCGGATGTACTGTTTAAATGCGCCCAGAAGTTTAATAAACTTTGGGAGCTGGAATTTCTCTGTCGTTCAAAAGCCTTTGAGGCGGCCTTTAAAATAGAAAGTGAATTCAAACTTTTTTTAAATGTCAACCCTAATATCATGCAGGATGTCCAATTCAGAAAAGGGTTTACCAAGGAATATCTGGATAAATTTGCCATCGACCCCAAACGGATTATCTTTGAAATTACCGAGAGCGAAGCCATTAATCATCTTGCTGACTTTATTAAAACGATTGACAACTATAAGGAACAGGACTACCGGATTGCCATTGATGATGCCGGTGCTGGTTATTCGGGCCTTAACCTGATCTCGGATATTCATCCTAATTATATTAAGCTGGATATGAAATTGATCCGGGATATCGACAAAGACACAACCAAGCAATCTCTGGTAAGGTGCCTGAATGAGTTTTCAGAATATACAGAAACGGCACTGATTGCCGAGGGGATTGAGACAAAGGAAGAATTGCTGACACTGATCGAAATTGGGGTGCAGTATGGCCAGGGGTACTTTATTCAAAGACCAAATGGAATTCTAAATTCAATCTCTAAGGATGTGGTTGAAATCGTGAGAGAAGAGAATGCCAATAAAAGAAAATTGTTGGACAATCGGGTACTTAATGACCGCATTGAGTCGATCTGTAAACTGGAGCAAACTATATCACCGGATATTCTCGTTTCACAGGTTCACGAAATGTTTAAGGAAAACGAAACCCTCTCCGGGTTTTGCGTGGTCAAAGATCTGCTTCCGATTGGGGTGATTACCCGAAACGCATTGTATAAGCGAATTAGCGGACAATACGGGTATATTCTTTATGCCAATAAACCGGTTAGCACGATCATGGATACGGATTTTATGCATGTGGATTACCTGGAGACCATTGACATCGTCGGAAAGGAGGCGATGCAGCGGGATTTTAATAAGATCTATGACTTTATTGTGGTGACCCGGAAAGATCAGTTTCAGGGAACAGTAACAGTCAAAGATTTGATGGAAAAACTCATCGAAATCGAGTTTGTTTATGCCAAGCATCTAAACCCCTTATCTGAACTTCCCGGCAATTTGATGATTGAACAGCAGCTGGAAAAGGCCCTTAAAGAAAAAGATAAAAGAACCATTCTCTATTTTGATCTGGATAATTTTAAAGCCTATAATGATCTTTATGGGTTTGAAAATGGGGACCGGGTATTAAAGGAGTTTGCCGAGATTTTAAAAACCCGGATTCCACCGGAACACTTCATTGGTCACATTGGTGGGGATGATTTTATTGCCATTGTGCCCAAAAAGAAAACTGAACAATTGTGCATCAGTGTCATTCACACGTTTAATGAAGCGGTGGTAAAATACTATAACAAAGAAGATATTGAGAAAGGTTATATCACCTCCAAGGACCGCAAAGATGTCGAGGAAAATTTTCCCTTTCTCTCGGTTTCCATTGCGGGGGTAGCCTGCGATCACAGTAAAACGGTTTTTGAACTGGCCGAAACAGCCGCCAAAATAAAAAAGAAATGCAAGAAAAAACAGGGCAGCAATTACCTGCTGAGTTAA
- a CDS encoding CDGSH iron-sulfur domain-containing protein — MENKSIKIIKNGPYVVTGSIKLTEKVITSQGKGYVYTAGRNLPQAQTYTLCRCGKSKNPPFCDGEHSKCAFHGEETASKAAFLDRAEFLIGADLDMRDDHRCAFARFCHRNDGTAWELIKQSDDPRLKEEAIKAASECPAGRLVAFEKNGTAIEPEYEPEIVILQGPERRVSCGIFVKGRIPLLSADGHPYERQNRFVLCRCGESVNKPFCDATHVHIKYQDG; from the coding sequence ATGGAAAATAAAAGCATTAAAATTATAAAAAATGGCCCTTACGTAGTCACCGGGAGCATCAAACTGACGGAGAAGGTAATTACTTCCCAGGGAAAGGGGTATGTTTATACAGCAGGACGAAATCTTCCCCAGGCCCAAACCTATACCCTGTGTCGGTGCGGAAAGTCGAAAAATCCGCCTTTTTGTGATGGTGAACATTCAAAATGCGCGTTTCATGGTGAGGAGACAGCATCGAAAGCTGCTTTTTTAGATCGGGCCGAGTTTCTTATCGGAGCAGATCTGGATATGAGAGATGACCACCGTTGCGCCTTTGCAAGATTCTGTCATCGAAATGATGGAACGGCCTGGGAACTGATCAAACAGTCGGATGATCCCAGACTCAAGGAGGAAGCCATTAAGGCTGCCAGTGAATGCCCGGCAGGTCGCCTGGTTGCATTCGAAAAAAATGGCACGGCCATCGAACCCGAATATGAACCGGAGATTGTGATTCTTCAGGGCCCTGAACGGAGGGTGAGTTGTGGTATCTTTGTCAAAGGAAGGATTCCTCTTCTATCGGCGGATGGCCACCCGTATGAAAGACAAAATCGGTTTGTTTTATGTCGCTGCGGCGAATCGGTTAACAAGCCTTTTTGTGATGCCACCCATGTACACATCAAATATCAGGATGGATAA
- a CDS encoding cupin domain-containing protein, which yields MNIYKLPGLPSDDEEVAILAQNDRVRIERIISTGQQSNWYDQEETEYVILLEGRAQLSFGENQTITLEKGDTLLIPPHQKHRVAYTSTDPPCIWLCVFY from the coding sequence ATGAATATTTATAAACTCCCCGGGTTACCCAGTGACGATGAAGAGGTCGCCATTCTGGCGCAGAATGATCGGGTTCGGATTGAACGGATTATCAGTACTGGTCAGCAATCAAACTGGTACGATCAGGAAGAAACCGAATACGTGATTCTGCTTGAAGGCAGGGCCCAACTGTCATTTGGAGAAAATCAAACCATTACGCTTGAAAAAGGGGACACCCTGTTAATCCCACCGCACCAAAAGCATCGGGTCGCCTATACCTCAACCGATCCGCCCTGTATTTGGCTGTGTGTGTTTTATTAA
- a CDS encoding HD domain-containing phosphohydrolase → MNLQNVLLNTIVFSLPIIAVIYIFVGIKLLKQKVDGQFNYFSALMFAAAIYALGYFLSLNSQTIEMMIFARNFANLGVIFIPTFGILFVAQFVKKKIPGKIKFLLAAVSCFLWTIYITNPLHQLAFNWVELIKVNGFSVASTSKNIGYYLILGYYTIFIVFTMMALMMAIKKSTSRNLIKSYRFVLLTTQISWLAVLVILIGLDKYVDPTPVVILVILAMIGVDEVKNDLFELEINRWKQTFWNLGEVAFLINSDREIICMNPVASLFYEKKKENIAEILAILDQGDHKRKPVKIKIGKDDRWLYVNKNNFDTKRKLVSYMLVDFTERHQTELALKESEERHRLLITQMSQGLAVHEVLFDKSGSPVDFLYLDANDSYEKLVGLKRQEIIGKTALEIKPEMDKKWIKKFGQVAMTGQPITFEHYDKYVDKYFEMVAYSPRFKQFAVIISDVTDRIQAEKEIRYLSYHDYLTGLYNRRFYEEELKRLDMPENLPITLIMADVNGLKLINDSFGHVMGDELLKKSARLIKEAIPENNIVARLGGDEFIVILPRTDIFQAVDIINDLKAKTANQKIGAFEISISFGYEIKEMEDQDIQDIFKRAEDDMYRHKLYESASIKNKTIELIMNTLYEKSSREMLHSRRVSELCRSIAVEMNLSKDAVNQIGTAGLMHDIGKMGIDERILNKLGHLDFEEWQEMQRHPEIGYRILSSSNEFSEMSKYVYQHHERWDGKGYPKKLKREEISIQARIIGVADAYDAMTGDRTYRKGLTLTEAVSELKRNAGTQFDPAVTRIFVEKVLGENF, encoded by the coding sequence ATGAATCTTCAAAACGTTTTGCTAAATACCATCGTCTTTTCGTTGCCAATTATTGCTGTCATTTATATTTTTGTGGGAATCAAACTCTTAAAACAAAAAGTGGATGGACAGTTTAATTATTTTTCCGCCCTGATGTTTGCTGCAGCAATTTATGCATTGGGCTATTTTCTTTCACTTAATTCTCAAACAATCGAAATGATGATTTTTGCCAGAAATTTTGCCAACCTGGGTGTGATTTTTATTCCAACATTTGGGATATTATTTGTTGCTCAATTTGTGAAAAAGAAAATACCGGGGAAGATTAAGTTTTTATTAGCTGCTGTATCTTGCTTTCTGTGGACCATTTATATCACCAATCCCCTTCATCAGTTGGCTTTTAACTGGGTGGAACTGATAAAGGTCAATGGTTTTTCGGTCGCCAGTACCTCAAAAAACATCGGTTATTATCTGATTTTGGGTTATTATACTATTTTTATCGTCTTTACAATGATGGCATTGATGATGGCAATCAAAAAATCAACCTCCCGAAACCTGATAAAAAGCTATCGCTTTGTCCTTTTGACCACTCAGATCTCCTGGCTTGCAGTGCTGGTGATTCTGATTGGCCTTGATAAATACGTTGACCCCACCCCCGTGGTGATTCTGGTGATTCTAGCCATGATCGGGGTGGATGAGGTTAAAAACGATCTGTTTGAGTTAGAAATAAATCGTTGGAAACAAACGTTTTGGAATCTTGGGGAGGTCGCATTTCTGATAAATTCCGACCGTGAGATTATTTGTATGAACCCCGTTGCTAGCCTTTTTTATGAGAAAAAAAAGGAAAATATCGCAGAAATCTTAGCGATTCTTGATCAGGGCGATCACAAACGAAAACCGGTAAAAATAAAAATCGGCAAGGATGACCGATGGCTCTATGTCAATAAGAACAATTTTGATACCAAGCGAAAGCTGGTAAGCTATATGCTGGTCGATTTTACCGAACGGCACCAGACTGAACTTGCCTTAAAAGAAAGTGAAGAACGTCACCGCTTATTAATTACCCAAATGTCTCAGGGGTTGGCAGTGCATGAGGTGCTCTTTGATAAGTCCGGAAGTCCGGTTGATTTTTTATACCTTGATGCCAATGATAGTTATGAAAAGCTGGTAGGCTTGAAGCGCCAGGAAATCATCGGAAAAACAGCGCTGGAGATAAAACCGGAGATGGATAAAAAATGGATAAAAAAATTCGGTCAGGTGGCGATGACCGGCCAACCAATTACATTTGAACATTATGATAAATATGTGGATAAATATTTTGAAATGGTTGCCTATTCGCCCCGGTTTAAACAGTTTGCCGTGATTATCTCGGATGTTACCGATCGAATACAAGCGGAGAAGGAAATTCGTTACCTCAGTTATCATGATTATCTGACCGGCCTCTATAACCGGCGGTTTTATGAAGAAGAACTAAAACGGTTGGACATGCCAGAAAATTTACCAATCACCCTGATCATGGCAGATGTCAATGGACTAAAGCTGATTAATGATTCGTTTGGCCATGTCATGGGAGATGAGCTCTTAAAAAAGTCGGCCCGGTTGATAAAAGAAGCGATTCCTGAAAACAATATTGTCGCCAGGTTAGGAGGAGATGAATTTATCGTGATTCTGCCGCGGACCGATATTTTTCAGGCCGTTGATATCATCAATGATCTGAAAGCTAAAACCGCCAATCAAAAAATCGGTGCGTTTGAGATTTCCATTTCGTTTGGGTATGAAATCAAGGAAATGGAAGACCAGGATATCCAGGATATTTTTAAACGGGCAGAAGATGACATGTATCGGCATAAGCTTTATGAAAGTGCCAGCATCAAGAATAAAACCATTGAGCTGATTATGAATACCCTCTATGAAAAGAGCAGCCGCGAAATGCTTCATTCGAGGCGAGTAAGCGAACTCTGCAGATCGATTGCTGTTGAGATGAACCTCAGCAAGGATGCAGTCAATCAGATTGGCACAGCCGGTTTGATGCATGATATTGGAAAAATGGGAATTGATGAGAGGATATTGAATAAGCTTGGTCATCTGGACTTTGAGGAGTGGCAGGAAATGCAACGTCATCCGGAAATTGGCTATCGGATTCTGAGTTCTTCCAATGAATTTTCAGAAATGTCCAAGTATGTGTACCAACATCATGAACGCTGGGATGGGAAGGGTTATCCTAAAAAATTAAAGCGAGAGGAAATATCGATTCAGGCACGGATTATTGGGGTGGCAGACGCCTACGATGCAATGACTGGTGATCGAACGTATCGCAAAGGGCTAACCCTAACAGAAGCGGTCAGTGAGTTAAAAAGAAATGCCGGCACGCAGTTTGATCCGGCAGTGACACGCATCTTTGTGGAAAAAGTTCTGGGTGAGAACTTTTAA
- a CDS encoding iron-containing alcohol dehydrogenase — protein sequence MPKTLLELRKFVIPEIIIGVDARLLIGRYISHFNAKKPMIVTDKALQNFEWFRDTINLIRPHVKKLFFFDDITPNPKDHEAMRGADLFLSLGCDLIIAIGGGSAIDCAKCISIVASNGGNILDYEGVDEVRMPGPPLIGIPTTAGSSADVSQFAIIKDSAAHIKRAIISKKVVPDLALIDPIPLMSMDRYLTACTAMDALTHAIEAYVSSTHSALTDVHALESIRLINQVIEKSVMPQRSIETMYELMLGSLQAGLAFSNASLGAVHAMSHSMGGLLDLPHGECNSILLEHIIRINFETVPDRYRDIARQLGLSVDNVNDTLLLEMIINRIVSMRENLTIPAHIKVENLKESTVAYLVENALNDPCMVTNPRILTKEEVRIIYGRVLQT from the coding sequence ATGCCTAAAACCCTATTGGAACTAAGGAAATTTGTAATCCCGGAAATAATCATCGGTGTCGACGCCCGATTGTTGATTGGGCGTTATATCTCTCATTTTAATGCTAAAAAACCGATGATTGTCACCGATAAGGCGCTTCAGAACTTTGAATGGTTCCGTGACACCATTAATCTGATCCGTCCTCATGTAAAAAAACTCTTCTTTTTTGATGACATAACCCCCAATCCTAAAGATCATGAAGCGATGCGCGGCGCTGATCTTTTTTTATCACTGGGTTGTGACTTGATTATCGCCATCGGCGGCGGCAGCGCGATCGACTGTGCTAAATGCATCAGCATTGTGGCCTCAAATGGCGGCAATATTCTGGACTACGAAGGGGTTGACGAAGTGAGGATGCCGGGGCCACCGCTGATCGGTATTCCCACCACTGCCGGTTCTTCCGCGGATGTTTCCCAGTTTGCCATTATCAAGGATAGCGCCGCCCATATTAAACGGGCCATTATCAGCAAAAAAGTGGTGCCCGATCTGGCCCTGATTGACCCCATTCCACTGATGTCGATGGACCGCTATTTAACCGCCTGCACTGCCATGGACGCTCTGACACACGCCATTGAAGCCTATGTATCGAGTACCCATTCGGCCCTTACCGACGTTCATGCGCTGGAGTCCATCCGTCTGATTAATCAGGTCATTGAAAAATCAGTAATGCCGCAGCGAAGCATCGAGACCATGTATGAGCTAATGCTTGGTTCCCTCCAGGCTGGTTTGGCTTTTTCCAACGCCAGCCTCGGCGCCGTCCACGCGATGTCCCACTCGATGGGCGGTCTTCTGGATTTACCTCATGGTGAGTGTAACAGCATTTTGCTTGAGCACATCATCCGCATTAATTTTGAAACGGTTCCCGACCGCTATCGGGACATTGCCAGACAATTAGGCTTGTCCGTGGATAACGTCAATGATACGCTACTGCTTGAGATGATTATTAACCGGATCGTTTCAATGCGGGAAAACTTAACTATTCCAGCCCATATTAAGGTGGAAAATTTAAAAGAAAGCACCGTGGCCTATTTAGTGGAAAATGCCTTAAATGATCCCTGTATGGTAACCAATCCCAGGATTTTGACAAAAGAAGAGGTGAGAATTATTTATGGACGAGTCTTACAAACCTAA